One stretch of candidate division KSB1 bacterium DNA includes these proteins:
- a CDS encoding tetratricopeptide repeat protein, whose amino-acid sequence MKFNLSLRPQRRLPSALPAPLKGLLITALVLAAFMLANTLYLLLNRLADALGWKLFAASDISLPQLFQAMVLTHTGAGLLLVALMLVFAVTHLVKVWQRHHPSSIISGISFVAVGLTLAVTGLFILTAAASRDNKWAWWAHVICAALIPLGYFLHRASSFVQPKRATLKRFVLAVAGLVLILAIAHSFTHRDIVRTQEAQAALEKGLHQGPGAKYRDLAKYFPQPRTASNQYSINSHQSTVTSDPDGRSQRPATSNQSPAFIPTGFVPTGSPFFPSAATTSSGGFLPSRIITRDDLGSPEKLKKDLDQYGFVKETLIGAETCDRCHQDIVAQWATSAHRFSSFNNPFYEATINDMRENANAPNLWVEDHVKEYPATAGRIGMVKSKWCSGCHDPALMLAGKMDNVIDRNTAEAQAGLTCLACHAIDQIHNRTGNGNYNIADEQEDPYLFATAKTGSLGAYLHDAALKAKPTVHKRQMLKPFFRTSEFCATCHKVALNVPVNNYRWLRGQNEFDNWHDSGVALNASRTFYLPPKKRECQECHMPLEPAIRGDLAAKNGMVRSHRFPAVNTALPFLRGDQESIKYIEKYLRDEKLTVDIFAVNSERWKEPVMAIDRRLPQLAAGEKVTVDVVVRNKGVGHTFPGGTNDSNEGWLEFSLRDETGATLVISGDVGKDGHLDPMAHVYKALILDKHGNPIHKRNAQDIHVPVFVSVIGPGTADVAHYEFTVPPELAGKKLTMRARLLWRKFDRHYTEFAFAKNPIGFKQFDKTPDLPITEIAASSVTLEVVASGAKPASQEVADVPAEWMRFNDYGIASLLEGDTRRATQAFARVAALQPQSIEGPLNLAKTAVRDGNIDNAYKYLRQCEKIKIGDARVAWVWGLALQEDGRYAEAVLAYQRVLEQFPDDRAAWRNLGRTFYLDQQYEKSLEAFAQVLKIDPEDRVAHYHQMLCYRALGRQREAEMAAQAYELYQIDESAQEITRAYRAKDPGANLMAQPIRTHRLLIKSAPSKKIVRQLAWQ is encoded by the coding sequence ATGAAATTCAACCTAAGCTTGCGCCCGCAACGCCGCCTGCCTTCAGCGTTGCCGGCTCCATTGAAGGGCCTGCTCATCACGGCTTTGGTGTTGGCCGCTTTCATGCTGGCGAACACGCTTTATCTTCTGCTCAATCGTCTGGCAGACGCCCTCGGGTGGAAATTATTTGCGGCGAGCGACATCTCGTTGCCGCAATTGTTCCAGGCCATGGTGTTGACCCACACTGGCGCCGGGTTGCTGCTCGTCGCGCTGATGTTGGTTTTTGCCGTCACGCATTTGGTCAAAGTTTGGCAGCGGCATCACCCCTCCAGCATTATTTCCGGCATCAGTTTCGTCGCGGTCGGGCTTACGTTGGCGGTGACGGGTTTGTTCATTCTCACTGCCGCTGCGAGCCGCGATAATAAATGGGCCTGGTGGGCGCACGTGATTTGTGCGGCGTTGATTCCGCTCGGCTACTTCTTGCACCGCGCCTCGAGTTTTGTGCAGCCCAAGCGCGCGACGCTGAAGCGATTTGTTCTGGCCGTTGCCGGCCTCGTGTTGATTTTGGCGATAGCGCACAGCTTCACGCATCGCGACATCGTGCGCACGCAGGAGGCGCAAGCCGCTTTGGAAAAGGGCCTGCATCAAGGCCCCGGCGCCAAGTATCGCGATTTGGCAAAATATTTTCCTCAACCTCGAACGGCCAGCAATCAGTATTCAATAAACAGCCATCAGTCAACAGTAACCAGCGACCCCGACGGGCGCAGCCAGCGACCAGCGACCAGCAACCAGTCACCAGCATTTATTCCCACCGGATTTGTTCCGACCGGCAGCCCCTTCTTTCCTTCGGCGGCCACCACCAGCTCGGGCGGCTTTTTGCCCTCACGCATCATCACCCGCGATGATTTGGGCTCGCCGGAAAAGCTGAAAAAAGATCTCGACCAATATGGTTTCGTGAAAGAAACGCTGATCGGCGCCGAAACGTGCGATCGCTGCCATCAAGACATTGTGGCGCAATGGGCGACGTCGGCGCATCGCTTTTCTTCATTCAATAATCCGTTTTATGAAGCGACCATCAACGACATGCGCGAGAATGCCAATGCGCCGAACCTTTGGGTGGAAGATCATGTGAAAGAGTATCCCGCCACCGCCGGCCGCATTGGCATGGTGAAAAGCAAATGGTGCAGCGGCTGCCATGATCCCGCCCTGATGCTGGCCGGCAAAATGGACAACGTGATCGATCGCAACACCGCGGAAGCTCAAGCCGGCCTCACGTGTTTGGCTTGTCACGCCATCGATCAAATTCATAATCGCACCGGCAACGGCAATTACAACATCGCTGACGAGCAGGAAGACCCGTATTTGTTTGCGACGGCAAAAACCGGCAGCCTCGGCGCGTATCTGCACGACGCGGCTTTGAAAGCAAAACCCACGGTTCACAAACGGCAAATGTTGAAGCCGTTCTTCCGCACCAGCGAGTTTTGCGCAACCTGCCATAAAGTGGCGTTAAATGTGCCGGTCAACAATTACCGCTGGCTGCGCGGCCAAAACGAATTTGACAACTGGCATGACAGCGGCGTGGCGCTGAATGCCTCGCGAACATTCTATTTGCCGCCGAAGAAACGCGAATGCCAGGAGTGCCACATGCCGCTCGAGCCCGCCATCCGCGGTGATCTGGCGGCCAAAAACGGCATGGTCAGATCGCATCGTTTTCCCGCTGTGAACACGGCGCTGCCTTTCCTGCGGGGCGATCAGGAATCGATCAAGTATATCGAAAAATATTTGCGCGATGAAAAGCTGACCGTTGATATTTTCGCCGTCAATTCGGAACGCTGGAAAGAACCGGTTATGGCCATCGATCGGCGCTTGCCGCAACTGGCTGCCGGTGAAAAAGTCACGGTCGACGTCGTCGTGCGCAACAAAGGCGTGGGTCACACCTTTCCCGGCGGCACGAATGATTCCAACGAAGGCTGGCTGGAGTTCAGCCTGCGTGACGAGACCGGCGCGACGCTCGTGATCAGCGGCGACGTCGGCAAAGACGGCCATCTCGATCCGATGGCGCATGTTTACAAGGCGCTGATTCTCGACAAACATGGCAACCCCATTCACAAACGCAACGCGCAGGATATTCACGTGCCCGTTTTTGTGAGCGTCATTGGGCCGGGCACGGCGGATGTCGCCCATTACGAATTCACCGTGCCGCCGGAGTTGGCCGGCAAAAAGCTCACCATGCGCGCGCGTTTGTTGTGGCGTAAATTTGACCGGCATTACACGGAATTTGCATTTGCCAAAAACCCGATTGGCTTCAAGCAGTTTGATAAAACGCCGGATTTGCCGATTACTGAAATTGCCGCCAGCAGTGTGACGTTGGAGGTTGTGGCCAGTGGCGCCAAACCGGCCTCGCAAGAGGTCGCCGATGTGCCGGCGGAATGGATGCGCTTTAATGATTATGGCATTGCCTCGCTGTTGGAGGGCGACACGCGCCGCGCCACCCAGGCCTTTGCGCGAGTCGCCGCGCTGCAGCCGCAGTCCATCGAGGGTCCGTTGAATCTCGCCAAGACCGCCGTGCGCGATGGCAATATTGACAACGCCTACAAATATTTGCGGCAATGTGAAAAAATCAAAATCGGCGATGCGCGTGTGGCATGGGTTTGGGGGCTGGCGTTGCAGGAAGATGGTCGTTACGCCGAGGCCGTGCTGGCCTATCAGCGCGTGCTGGAGCAATTCCCCGACGATCGCGCCGCGTGGCGCAATTTGGGCCGGACCTTTTATCTCGATCAGCAATACGAAAAGTCGCTCGAAGCTTTTGCACAGGTGCTAAAAATCGATCCCGAAGATCGCGTCGCCCATTATCATCAAATGCTGTGCTATCGCGCGCTTGGTCGACAGCGCGAAGCCGAGATGGCCGCCCAAGCCTATGAGCTTTATCAAATCGACGAATCGGCGCAGGAAATCACCCGCGCTTACCGCGCCAAGGATCCCGGCGCGAATTTGATGGCGCAGCCGATTCGCACGCACCGGTTGTTGATTAAAAGCGCCCCTTCTAAAAAAATCGTTCGGCAATTGGCATGGCAATAA
- a CDS encoding CRTAC1 family protein produces the protein MPCKFIKLIFFTAVWLFLPQCGSEKSLSWHQENGFRWAGLSAFKGKKAGFKSLPPSQTGITFFNTLTDEQIRNNRVLLNGSGVAVGDVDNDGWADVYFCRLDGDNVLYKNLGNWKFRDITKEAGVACSDRFSTGATFADLDGDGDLDLLVTAAGGPNACFLNDGTGKFTEVTATSGLTLKTGATSMALADLDGDGDLDLYITNYKTIRTKDIYTPQELAADSIIQQIGGTYRLAPKFQDHYALEIRGTKLLWLENGEPDLLYLNDGHGRFQSVSFTDGRFLDQQGQPISELKDWGLMARFQDMDDDGDPDLYVCNDFESPDRIWINDGAGRFRALSNFAIRHTSNSSMAVDFSDIDRDGDLDFFVADMLSREHQRRKMQMATTIPTPLPLGVIDNRPQAMHNTLFLNRGDDTYAEIAMYSGVAASEWTWSAAFIDADLDGFEDLLMTTGNFYDAQDADTDELIRYRAMRGFSDYRQTIFMYPELKLPNFAFRNRGDLTFEEVGQSWGLAGADISHGMALGDLDNDGDLDFITNRFDTTAGVCRNETAAPRLAVRLRGLPPNTQGIGAKIRVTGGPVPQTKEVLCGGYYVSGSDPMYAFATGNATDLSIEITWRNGKRRVVKNAKPNRIYEIDENSVTATNHAASSNQPTSPPYFEDVSELIRHQHHEDSYDDFQRQPLLPRRLSQLGPGVSWFDFDDDGDDDLMIAGGKGGQLALYRNNDHGFQKLADPILSRPIPHDQTAVLGWKISGLLVGCSNIEDQQTVNSFLLNYDLNNGLATKFEVGASSLGPLALADYDGDGDLDLFVGGRSMPGRYPEPASSYLYHNDNGAFKLDETNTAQLKNIGMVSGAVFSDIDGDADTDLILAVEWGPLTILRNDQGKYFNATNEMGLAESTGWWNGVTTGDLDEDGRLDLIATNWGLNNKYHAYAKPPAIYYDDFDRNGIVDIVEAYIDPPTNKWVPERSLHALSQAMPFVRLRGRTHKQFGAMSLQELFDADLEKSKKLQANTLAHTVFFNRGRRFEAVALPREAQWAPAFHAGVADFDGDGHDDIFLSQNFFGHQIETPRDDAGRGLWLRGDGKGKLQPVAGQESGIKIYGEQRGAALSDYDRDGRIDLVVTQNAAETKLYHNLGAKPGLRVRLAGTKENPLAIGAIIRLIYSNNVYGSAREIHLGAGYWSQDSVVQVFGVREGVKGVWVRWPDGHTSETPVPAEKHELTIRF, from the coding sequence ATGCCTTGTAAATTTATCAAACTGATTTTTTTTACAGCCGTCTGGCTTTTTCTGCCGCAGTGCGGCTCGGAAAAAAGTCTTTCCTGGCATCAGGAAAACGGCTTTCGCTGGGCCGGGCTGTCGGCCTTCAAAGGCAAAAAAGCCGGTTTCAAATCGCTGCCGCCCTCCCAAACCGGCATCACATTTTTCAATACCCTCACCGACGAGCAAATTAGAAATAATCGTGTGCTGCTCAATGGCTCCGGCGTCGCCGTCGGCGATGTTGATAATGACGGCTGGGCCGATGTTTATTTTTGCCGCCTGGACGGCGACAATGTTTTGTACAAAAATCTCGGCAATTGGAAATTTCGCGACATCACGAAAGAAGCCGGCGTCGCGTGTTCGGATCGTTTTTCCACCGGCGCAACTTTCGCCGATCTCGACGGCGACGGCGATCTCGATCTGCTCGTCACTGCCGCGGGCGGACCCAACGCCTGTTTTTTGAACGACGGAACCGGCAAGTTTACCGAGGTGACGGCAACGAGTGGCCTCACCTTGAAAACCGGCGCGACTTCGATGGCGCTGGCGGATCTTGACGGCGACGGCGATCTCGATTTGTATATCACCAATTACAAAACCATCCGCACGAAAGACATTTACACCCCGCAAGAATTGGCGGCGGATAGCATTATTCAACAAATTGGCGGCACCTATCGCCTCGCGCCGAAATTTCAAGATCATTATGCACTGGAAATTCGCGGCACCAAATTGTTGTGGCTCGAAAACGGTGAGCCGGATTTGCTCTATCTAAATGACGGCCATGGCCGCTTCCAATCCGTTTCATTCACCGATGGAAGATTTTTGGATCAGCAGGGGCAACCGATTTCCGAACTAAAGGATTGGGGCTTGATGGCCCGCTTTCAGGATATGGACGACGATGGCGATCCGGACCTTTACGTGTGCAATGATTTTGAAAGCCCGGATCGCATTTGGATCAACGATGGCGCCGGAAGGTTTCGCGCCCTGTCCAATTTCGCAATACGCCACACCAGCAACTCGTCGATGGCCGTGGATTTTTCCGACATCGACCGCGACGGTGATCTCGATTTTTTTGTCGCCGACATGCTGAGCCGCGAGCATCAACGCCGCAAAATGCAGATGGCAACAACCATCCCGACTCCGCTGCCGCTGGGCGTTATTGACAATCGGCCGCAGGCGATGCACAACACGCTTTTTCTCAACCGCGGCGACGACACCTACGCCGAAATTGCGATGTACAGCGGCGTGGCGGCTTCGGAATGGACATGGTCCGCCGCCTTTATCGACGCCGATCTCGATGGCTTCGAGGATTTGTTGATGACCACCGGCAATTTTTACGACGCGCAAGATGCCGACACCGATGAGTTGATCCGCTATCGCGCCATGCGCGGCTTTTCGGATTATCGTCAAACTATTTTTATGTATCCGGAATTAAAACTGCCCAATTTCGCCTTTCGCAATCGCGGCGATTTGACCTTTGAAGAAGTTGGGCAAAGTTGGGGACTCGCCGGAGCGGATATTTCCCACGGCATGGCCCTCGGCGATTTGGACAACGATGGCGATCTCGATTTTATAACGAATCGTTTTGATACGACTGCGGGTGTCTGTCGTAATGAAACGGCAGCGCCGCGCCTGGCCGTGCGGCTGCGCGGTTTGCCGCCGAACACCCAGGGCATCGGCGCGAAAATTCGTGTCACCGGCGGGCCGGTTCCGCAAACCAAAGAAGTGCTGTGCGGCGGGTATTATGTTTCCGGCTCCGATCCGATGTATGCTTTTGCAACCGGCAACGCCACCGATCTCAGCATTGAAATCACTTGGCGGAACGGCAAGCGCCGTGTTGTGAAAAACGCCAAGCCCAATCGAATTTATGAAATCGACGAAAACAGCGTGACGGCCACAAATCACGCGGCCTCTTCCAATCAGCCAACATCGCCGCCATACTTCGAGGACGTGAGCGAGTTGATTCGCCATCAACACCACGAAGATTCTTACGACGACTTTCAACGACAGCCATTGCTGCCGCGGCGTTTGAGCCAGTTGGGTCCCGGGGTTTCGTGGTTCGATTTTGATGATGACGGTGACGACGATTTGATGATCGCCGGCGGCAAAGGCGGGCAGCTTGCCTTGTATCGCAACAATGATCATGGTTTCCAGAAACTTGCCGATCCGATTTTATCGCGCCCAATCCCGCACGATCAAACCGCGGTTTTAGGCTGGAAGATATCGGGCTTGCTCGTTGGCTGCTCAAACATTGAAGACCAGCAAACTGTCAATTCATTTTTGCTCAATTATGATTTGAACAATGGCCTCGCAACGAAATTCGAAGTTGGCGCTTCGAGCCTTGGCCCGTTGGCGCTGGCCGATTACGACGGCGATGGCGATCTCGATTTATTCGTCGGCGGCCGCAGCATGCCTGGGCGTTATCCGGAACCGGCTTCCTCATATTTATATCACAACGACAACGGCGCTTTCAAATTGGACGAAACAAACACGGCGCAACTCAAAAATATCGGCATGGTTTCCGGCGCGGTGTTCAGCGATATCGACGGCGACGCCGACACCGACTTGATTCTTGCGGTGGAGTGGGGGCCGCTCACGATTCTGCGGAATGACCAGGGAAAATATTTCAATGCAACCAATGAAATGGGATTGGCGGAATCGACCGGCTGGTGGAACGGCGTCACCACCGGTGATCTCGACGAAGACGGCAGGCTCGACCTCATCGCCACCAATTGGGGTTTGAACAACAAATATCACGCTTACGCCAAACCGCCGGCGATTTATTATGATGATTTTGATCGCAATGGCATCGTCGATATTGTGGAAGCGTACATCGATCCGCCAACCAACAAGTGGGTGCCGGAGCGGAGCTTGCACGCGCTGTCACAAGCCATGCCTTTTGTGCGCTTGCGTGGTCGGACCCACAAACAGTTCGGGGCGATGAGCCTGCAAGAGTTGTTCGACGCGGATTTGGAGAAAAGCAAAAAACTGCAGGCCAACACCCTTGCTCACACCGTCTTTTTCAATCGCGGCCGCCGTTTTGAAGCTGTGGCGCTGCCTCGGGAGGCGCAATGGGCGCCGGCGTTTCATGCCGGCGTCGCAGATTTCGACGGCGACGGCCATGACGACATTTTTCTCAGCCAGAATTTTTTTGGGCACCAAATCGAAACGCCGCGCGATGACGCCGGACGCGGCCTTTGGCTGCGCGGCGACGGTAAAGGCAAATTGCAGCCGGTTGCAGGACAGGAATCCGGCATCAAAATTTACGGCGAGCAGCGCGGCGCGGCGTTGAGCGACTACGATCGCGATGGCCGCATTGATTTGGTCGTGACGCAAAATGCTGCGGAGACGAAGCTCTATCATAACCTCGGCGCCAAGCCGGGGTTGCGCGTGCGTTTGGCGGGGACAAAAGAAAATCCTCTTGCTATTGGCGCGATAATTCGCTTAATTTATTCGAATAATGTTTACGGCTCGGCGCGCGAAATTCATTTGGGCGCGGGATATTGGTCGCAGGATTCTGTCGTGCAAGTGTTTGGTGTTCGCGAGGGAGTGAAAGGCGTCTGGGTGCGCTGGCCCGATGGGCATACGAGTGAAACACCGGTCCCGGCAGAAAAACATGAACTCACCATACGTTTTTGA
- a CDS encoding VCBS repeat-containing protein, with the protein MILAAVALLVLALFYLWPQDRLTWHQESGYRWAELSVSKSNKPGFTLLAAAQTGIEFINSLTHEQMAANRFLLNGSGVAVGDIDGDGLVDIYFARLDGGNILYKNLGNWKFKDITDQAGVTCTNQFSSGAAFSDIDGDGDLDLLVTAMGGPNACFLNDGKGKFTDISQESGIVSNLGATTMALADIDGDGDLDLYIANYKTKTVQDLYPPHALAIDSTVQKIGDTYVVRPEFRQHYAVQVRGNRLERFEFAEPDALYLNDGNGRFVKVAKPQKVFFEENGEPAPPETDWGLTARFQDVDDDGDPDLYVCNDYESPDRLWLNDGAGRFYAAPKLAMRNHSASSMGVDFADFNRDGHVDFFLAEMLSREHKRRKTQMGPMSPTPIAIGQIDNQPQYMRNTLFLNRGDGTYAEIAQYSGVQASEWSWSPLFLDVDLDGYEDLLIVTGHYYDAMDSDTQLKLKTMSTGIYNQLQSEIFAYPRLETPNFIFRNQGDLTFKDVSKTWGFDTSDISHGMACGDFDNDGDLDVVINRLEAPAAVYRNEASAPRLAVRLRGLSPNTQGIGAKIKVIGGPVPQSKEVICGGSYVSASDPMYAFAVGAKYGDLSIEVTWRNGKRSVVKNAQPNRLYEIDESGAHIPVSTNHVAGRGPKTFFEDVSHLLNHTHHEDPYDDFARQPLLPNRLSQLGPGAAWYDLDGDGRDELIIAGGKGGKLALFAQGGNGGFKRSERFLMQARQDQTTVLGWTKRNGATALLVGYSNFEDGASGNASAQSYDFKTGQSLQSFGGDMESTGPLALADYDNDGDLDLFVGGRTIPGRYPQPASSRLYRNDNDSFTLDVANSARLEKIGLVTGAVFSDVDGDGDADLILAVEWGPITVLRNTHGTFADATAELGLAEYHGWWNGVTTGDLDEDGRLDLIATNWGLNSKYRASADHPLQIYYSDFDNNGTLDIVEAHFDSARQALVPERGFSSLSSAIPYIRQRLPTYNEFAGADLQEILGYRLTQANEVKANTLAHMVFFNSDNGFKAVALPAEAQLAPAFYAGVADFDGDGHDDVFLSQNFFSTQIETPRCDAGRGLWLAGDGKGNLQAIPGQVSGVKVYGEQRGAALGDYDRDGRVDLVVTQNGAATKLYHNVGAAPGLRVRLVGPKGNPFGVGATMRLVYENGFGPAREIHSGSGYWSQDAMAQILGRCEQPKGIWVRWPGGHISNFAVPDGAAEVMINFDDTAKFNLAHQ; encoded by the coding sequence GCACGAACCAATTTTCCAGCGGCGCGGCTTTTTCCGACATTGACGGCGACGGCGATCTCGATCTGCTGGTCACCGCCATGGGCGGGCCGAACGCGTGTTTTCTCAATGACGGCAAAGGAAAATTCACCGACATCAGCCAGGAGTCCGGCATTGTCTCGAACTTGGGCGCCACGACGATGGCGCTCGCGGACATCGACGGCGACGGCGACCTTGACCTCTACATCGCCAATTATAAAACCAAAACCGTGCAGGATTTGTATCCGCCTCACGCTCTGGCCATCGACAGCACCGTACAAAAAATCGGTGACACCTATGTGGTACGGCCGGAGTTTCGGCAGCATTACGCCGTGCAAGTGCGCGGCAACCGCCTCGAGCGCTTTGAATTTGCCGAGCCGGACGCGCTGTATTTGAATGACGGCAACGGCCGCTTTGTCAAAGTCGCCAAACCGCAAAAAGTTTTTTTTGAAGAAAACGGCGAACCGGCGCCGCCGGAAACCGACTGGGGTTTGACCGCGCGCTTTCAAGACGTTGACGACGACGGTGACCCGGATCTTTACGTGTGCAACGATTACGAAAGTCCGGACCGGTTGTGGCTGAACGACGGAGCCGGCCGCTTTTACGCCGCGCCGAAGCTTGCGATGCGCAACCACAGCGCCTCGTCGATGGGCGTCGATTTTGCCGACTTCAATCGCGACGGCCACGTTGATTTTTTTCTGGCGGAAATGCTGAGCCGCGAGCACAAACGCCGCAAGACGCAAATGGGCCCGATGTCGCCGACGCCGATCGCCATCGGGCAAATTGACAACCAGCCGCAGTACATGCGCAACACGCTCTTTTTAAATCGCGGCGACGGCACCTACGCCGAGATTGCCCAGTACAGCGGCGTGCAAGCCTCCGAATGGTCATGGTCGCCATTGTTTCTCGACGTCGATCTCGACGGCTATGAAGATCTGCTCATCGTCACCGGCCATTATTACGATGCGATGGACAGCGACACGCAACTCAAGCTGAAGACCATGAGCACGGGCATTTACAACCAACTGCAAAGCGAAATTTTCGCCTACCCGCGTTTGGAAACGCCGAATTTCATCTTTCGCAATCAGGGCGATTTGACTTTCAAAGACGTGAGCAAAACATGGGGATTCGACACCAGCGACATCAGCCACGGCATGGCCTGCGGCGATTTTGACAACGACGGCGATCTCGACGTGGTGATCAATCGCCTGGAGGCGCCGGCTGCCGTTTATCGCAACGAGGCTTCGGCGCCCCGGCTGGCGGTGCGCTTGCGCGGATTGTCTCCAAATACGCAAGGGATCGGCGCGAAAATCAAAGTGATCGGCGGCCCGGTCCCGCAAAGCAAGGAAGTCATTTGCGGCGGCTCTTATGTTTCGGCCTCGGATCCGATGTATGCTTTTGCTGTCGGCGCGAAATATGGCGACCTCTCCATCGAAGTCACCTGGCGCAACGGCAAGCGCAGTGTCGTCAAAAATGCCCAACCGAATCGTCTCTACGAAATTGACGAGTCCGGCGCGCACATACCGGTCTCAACCAATCACGTTGCCGGGCGCGGCCCCAAGACTTTTTTTGAAGACGTGAGCCACCTGCTCAACCACACGCATCACGAAGATCCGTATGACGACTTTGCCCGCCAGCCGCTGTTGCCCAATCGCCTCAGCCAGCTCGGCCCCGGCGCGGCGTGGTATGATCTCGATGGCGATGGCCGTGACGAGCTGATCATCGCCGGCGGCAAAGGCGGTAAGTTGGCGCTTTTTGCCCAGGGCGGCAATGGCGGCTTCAAACGTAGTGAAAGATTCCTCATGCAGGCGCGGCAAGATCAAACCACCGTGCTCGGTTGGACAAAAAGGAATGGCGCGACGGCGCTTCTTGTCGGTTATTCGAATTTCGAAGACGGAGCTTCGGGCAACGCCAGTGCGCAGAGTTATGATTTTAAAACCGGTCAAAGCCTTCAAAGTTTCGGCGGTGACATGGAAAGCACCGGGCCGCTGGCGCTGGCGGATTATGACAATGATGGCGATCTCGATCTTTTCGTCGGCGGACGAACGATTCCAGGGCGCTATCCGCAACCGGCCAGCTCGCGCTTGTATCGCAACGACAACGACTCTTTCACATTGGATGTGGCAAACTCGGCGCGCCTCGAAAAGATCGGCTTGGTTACCGGCGCGGTATTCAGCGATGTGGACGGCGACGGCGACGCTGATTTGATTTTGGCCGTTGAATGGGGGCCGATCACCGTGTTGCGGAATACGCATGGAACGTTTGCCGACGCCACGGCCGAGCTTGGCCTGGCGGAATATCACGGCTGGTGGAACGGCGTCACCACCGGCGATCTCGATGAAGACGGCAGGCTCGACCTCATCGCCACCAATTGGGGATTGAACAGTAAATATCGCGCCAGCGCCGATCATCCGTTGCAAATTTATTACAGTGATTTTGATAATAACGGCACGCTGGATATTGTCGAAGCCCACTTTGATTCCGCGCGCCAAGCGCTGGTTCCCGAGCGCGGCTTTTCCTCCCTGTCCAGCGCCATTCCGTACATTCGCCAGCGCCTGCCGACTTACAATGAATTTGCCGGCGCCGACCTGCAAGAGATTTTGGGTTATCGGCTGACGCAAGCCAACGAGGTGAAAGCGAACACATTGGCGCACATGGTCTTTTTCAATTCGGACAACGGCTTCAAAGCGGTGGCGCTGCCGGCGGAGGCGCAACTGGCGCCGGCGTTTTATGCGGGGGTGGCGGACTTTGACGGCGACGGCCACGACGATGTTTTTCTCAGTCAGAATTTTTTTTCGACACAGATCGAAACGCCTCGCTGCGACGCCGGACGCGGGCTCTGGCTCGCAGGTGATGGCAAAGGCAATCTGCAAGCGATCCCCGGGCAGGTTTCCGGCGTTAAAGTCTATGGCGAGCAGCGCGGCGCGGCGCTGGGTGATTACGATCGCGACGGCCGCGTCGATCTCGTCGTGACGCAAAACGGCGCGGCGACAAAACTTTATCACAATGTTGGCGCCGCCCCCGGCCTGCGCGTTCGTTTGGTTGGCCCCAAAGGAAATCCCTTCGGGGTTGGCGCCACGATGCGGCTGGTTTACGAAAACGGTTTCGGCCCGGCGCGCGAAATTCATTCCGGCTCCGGCTATTGGTCGCAAGATGCGATGGCGCAAATTCTCGGCAGGTGCGAACAGCCAAAGGGCATCTGGGTGCGCTGGCCGGGCGGCCATATTTCAAACTTCGCCGTGCCCGATGGCGCGGCCGAGGTCATGATCAATTTTGATGATACGGCAAAATTCAATTTGGCTCATCAATAA